Proteins encoded together in one Musa acuminata AAA Group cultivar baxijiao chromosome BXJ3-6, Cavendish_Baxijiao_AAA, whole genome shotgun sequence window:
- the LOC103989541 gene encoding protein TIFY 10b-like — protein sequence MAGEKIGTRSEKTQFSVTCRLLSQYLKEKGSFGSIGLELAPWPIHHQPQEKHQAPTTLSLLPGVDVSTEDQTINNTDQNAPKSMELFPQHAGIDSESVRIPSNIKTEKAQLTIFYCGKVLVFDDFPADKAEDLLQMASKESIAAQKIAFTAPSSSTGADCSSQLETAHANASDMPIARKNSLHRFLMKRKDRISTKAPYQVHGGTEAPDLGKL from the exons atggcaggAGAGAAGATCGGAACGAGAAGTGAGAAGACACAATTCTCAGTGACATGCAGACTCTTGAGCCAGTACTTGAAGGAGAAGGGCAGCTTTGGTAGCATTGGCCTTGAGTTGGCTCCATGGCCTATTCACCACCAACCTCAAG AGAAGCACCAGGCACCCACCACCTTGAGTCTGCTACCAGGTGTGGATGTGTCCACTGAGGACCAGACCATCAATAACACAGACCAAAATGCTCCAAAATCCATGGAGCTTTTTCCCCAGCATGCAGGGATTGATTCAGAATCTGTCAGGATTCCTTCAAATATTAA GACAGAGAAGGCACAATTGACCATCTTTTATTGCGGAAAGGTGTTGGTTTTTGATGATTTCCCGGCCGACAAGGCGGAGGATTTGTTGCAGATGGCCAGCAAAGAGAGCATTGCAGCCCAAAAAATTGCTTTCACTGCCCCTTCTTCCTCCACCGGAGCTGACTGTAGCAGTCAGCTGGAGACTGCTCATGCTAATGCTTCTG ATATGCCAATAGCGAGAAAAAACTCTCTTCATCGGTTCCTCATGAAGAGGAAGGATCG GATCAGCACCAAAGCTCCGTATCAAGTCCATGGTGGCACGGAGGCTCCAGACTTGGGCAAGCTGTAG
- the LOC135640225 gene encoding trimethyltridecatetraene synthase-like has translation MFAAGTDTSTITIEWAISEILKRPETFDKATEELDRVIGRGRWVEEEDVHRLPYIEAIVKETMRMHPVAPLLIPRFSREHTTVDGYDIPARTGVLVNVWAIGRDPAVWDAPEEFRPELFVGSPIDVKGHHFELLPFGAGRRMCPGYSLGLKLVHLSLANLLHGFKWRLPPGMTAEELNMDEIPGATTPRKVPLQTVVEPKLPSHLYGA, from the coding sequence ATGTTCGCCGCCGGCACCGACACCTCCACCATAACCATTGAATGGGCCATCTCTGAGATCCTCAAAAGACCCGAGACCTTCGACAAGGCAACCGAGGAACTGGACCGGGTGATCGGCCGCGGCCGGTGGGTCGAGGAGGAGGACGTGCACCGCCTTCCGTACATCGAGGCCATCGTAAAGGAGACCATGAGGATGCACCCGGTGGCGCCCCTGCTCATACCTCGGTTCTCCCGCGAGCACACCACCGTCGACGGCTACGACATCCCCGCCAGGACGGGGGTGCTGGTGAACGTGTGGGCCATCGGGCGCGACCCGGCCGTGTGGGACGCTCCGGAGGAGTTCCGGCCGGAGCTGTTCGTGGGTAGCCCGATCGACGTGAAGGGACACCACTTCGAGCTGCTGCCGTTCGGGGCGGGTCGGCGGATGTGCCCCGGGTACAGCCTCGGCCTGAAGCTGGTGCATCTGAGCCTGGCCAACCTGCTGCACGGGTTCAAATGGAGGCTACCGCCGGGGATGACGGCGGAGGAGCTGAATATGGATGAGATACCTGGGGCGACGACGCCGCGGAAGGTGCCGCTCCAGACCGTGGTCGAGCCAAAGCTTCCGTCTCATCTCTACGGCGCCTGA